From Arachis hypogaea cultivar Tifrunner chromosome 3, arahy.Tifrunner.gnm2.J5K5, whole genome shotgun sequence:
ATTCTAAATGTTGCGCCCTGTTGGGGCCTAATTAAGATTGTGAACATGATTTTCATAATGTTATACGACTTTGAATTTGATATTGCGTTTACTTGTGATAAGGTTTTAAGGGAGAATATTCAAAGATTCGAAACGAACAACAATGAATAGTAAATTATTTAAGCTTTAGCATAGAATAGCAGATTGATAAGAATATCGATTGATGACCATGAATGAGTGCTTTTTGGGGTGAACAAGAACTTTACTGAAAGCAGCGAGAATCATCAATAAAAGCCAAAATATTATGCTGTTGATGTCAATTTCTGCAAGTTCGAGATATTAGGCGGTTAATGGTAAGGTGGTAATacactttaatttcttttctctaTCATCTATCATATACACTAAAGTCTAGAGCGGCGCCTCTCGGATATTCTGCGCAAATCTTCATGTAATGATTCTATCTTCATAATAATCGTGTCTTCAATTCATGACATTAATGTAGCATCTTCGTTTCGCTTTCGGCATATCATATATGAATTATGTATATTGGGCTTATAGTTTTACATTTCACTTTGTTTAAAGATATAATGTAACGTTGATATATTCATAGACTCGTCATCAAATAAGAATTTCATGTCACTAAAGtccaatgcaaaattaatacggAACCACTCCAACTCCATTATCAAGTTGTGGCATTAGTGGGGGTAACTCCAAAAAAAGAATAATTCGAGTAGGACATGCCACATTTTCAGACTATTCAGATTCAGTTGATTAAGCATGATGTGATATTTACTCTATCAatgcaaataaattatatatgcCTTTCTGCTAAATTCCATATCTAGTCCgaatatatgttaatatgtaagcTACGTATTTTTCGGGATAATTTGGATAGAGCCTAAATCTTCATTACAACGAAGCATTTATTGATGAATGTGCAACTAGGACAAGTTGTTGAAGCATAAGGGGGCTCACAAGATTGTGAGGTCCTTATGTGCTACAGTAGTACAAGATTTATTACCGCATCTCTTGAAAAAtaattgaccaaaaaaaaaaaaagaaaaatgaaccaTGCATCCCCAAGATGGAAAATTACTTCCATCcccttatcttttattttttaattattttattattattttggtacgaatttaatttgcatatattattgacataaaataattttatacatatattcaaTAATATATTGCTATATATCTACTTTTTAAATCCACTATTTGAATAATAATCTAAATGTATAAACGGATGAGtataaaaacaaaattcattGTTTTGAAGATAATACCTGCATTTACATGGTTCCGGATTAAGTGGACAAGATAGTATGGAAATCATGTACTTGGTCAGAACCATTGGTGCAGTTCCTCCGGCTTTTCTTGCTTGTATCTTCGATGTGCTGCCaaagttttataatttttttttttttttgagtcagCCTGTATACTAGTAATGTTTTCAGAAGTGTTTTTTTCCAATGTCTTTTTTTTGGGGTCAAGATCCAATGTCGTTTATCACTTGTCTTTCATGTTGGGATCCAATCTCAATACAATATCTCATTTGTTATTGGGTAGCATTGCAAAGAAACGAACAAATGTTGGGATCATAATTTGGAAGACGAGAGGCCCAAATTTAGTTACATTAGTTGACCCAAAGTATAATTACTAAGCTCAGCTCGGGAATGCCCGGCCCATGCACCTGTCCAAAAAAGAGTTTCAACCGGGGAAGGACTGCAGCTGAGGCTTTAATTGAAGTGACAAATCATGTGCCTCTTAATATATTGccctcaaatttaaaatttgaagaagATCAAGTAGTGGATAAAAACTTTTTAAGTGTTAGGTGTGTGAATGTATAATGTGAGTGAGTTTGTGATATAATGCTTAAAACTGAAGGTTATTTAACCcatctgaaaaaaaaattgaaaaggaactcagtgaaaaaaaaaaaaaccaaaaactagGAAGGACTTATCACTGTTGCAGAAATGTTGAAATAGTTCTCTCAAGTGGTGACACGAATCAAACACTTTACTCAAAATGATTGCACGCTTCAGTCAAACCACATgcactaaacaaaaaaaatatcacaACGCAATAATTAATAGAATCTAAAGTGAATTTTGCTGATATAAGGCTGTTAATATGAAACTTTTATCTAACATGTgattttcattttattattacaagtaaattatatttgatatttttgtgtaCTATTAAATGGAGTATAAACTCTGTCTGTATGTCATCAAATAATGAATACTATTATAACTCTCTATAATAAAGATCCAATAATTTGCAGTTTAAGAGGGCCTTTTATGAGGTTGGAGATAAAGGAGTAAGTTATGTTACTTTATAATTGACTAATGAGTGACGGTTGACCAGTCAAATCTACGACCAGTTAGTCAAGGTGAGTGACCTTTGGGGTGACGTGTGATCTGCCAGCTGTTACCATGGTATTCAATCATACAGAGGTGActgactaaaaaaaataaaaaagttacaaacaaaaaacaaagcaaGAGGTCACTGACTAAGAAATAGACTACTGCCCACTTATGAACCAAAAATGCAATCATCCCCTTCTTACTTATCTCTTTCTGTTCTGTCCATGTGAATgaatgatatatgtgaaaatctATTAGTCTTTCACATTGAACTAAGATGGCTGAGGCCGAAGTAGCAGCAGCTCTAACTAACAATGAATTTGAGCCTCATCAAAAGAAGCCATCAAGGAACAAATATGCCTTAGCTTGTGCTATGCTTGCTTCCATGACTTCCATCCTCCTTGGTTACGGTCAGTAATAGTAGTAGAACTAGTAATCACCATCACCATTACAATAACCATTCATTTCTATAATGTTATGTTATGTTTGTTACAGATATTGGTGTGATGAGTGGAGCAGCTATGTACATAAAGCGAGATCTGAGAATTTCGGATGTGAAGATTGAAATCCTTGCCGGTATAATAAACTTGTACTCTCCAATAGGTTCATACATAGCAGGAAGAACCTCCGATTGGATTGGTCGCCGTTACACTATTATACTGGCCGCCGTAATTTTCTTCGTCGGAGCAATTCTGATGGGATTTTCACCAAACTATGCTTTCCTAATGTTCGGCCGGTTTGTCGCCGGCATAGGAATCGGTTTTGCTTTCCTCATTGCACCCGTTTACACCTCAGAAATCTCTCCTACTTCTTCCCGTGGCTTCCTCTCTTCCTTGCCTGAGGTCACATCTCATCtctactctctttcaatttgTCTTATCTTTTATATTAGCGTGTGGCTCATATCATACTTGAACTTTTATTTTAGATCGGGtttgatttttagggttttgttttcTGAATACAATGCAATTAAAATACCTAGTTATAGTTTGGCTATAAAGTCTAAAACATAGTGTTAATTAACTGTTAACATCGTGCCGTATACGATTCTGGAATCCAATGAAGATACTGTGTGTGTGACCAAGAGTCTAAGAGTACTTTGACACGCATTTGAGATGTGATGTATGCATATTGCATAATCTTTGAAAATTACAAACTCataattcaaattcaatcatAAACCACTAAATTGACTATCAATAACACATATTTATAGATAAATACGTAATAGTTAATTTAGCTACTATACATAAGAGTTAATTTAGTTACTAATTTTGAGCAAGTGCATAACATTTCATATTCAAATTATATTAGACAACTTTGCATGGGGATAATATTATGGTGCACTAACTGATTCACATgtgatttaaaatttatacataccTTCAGGTGTTTTTGAACGGAGGAATATTGCTTGGATACATCTCAAACTATGCATTTTCAAAGCTTTCACTTCGAATGGGTTGGCGGTTGATGCTAGGAGTAGGAGCGATTCCTTCAATGTTCCTAGCCGTGGCGGTTTTAGCCATGCCGGAATCACCAAGGTGGCTCGTTTCTCAAGGACGAATAGGCGAAGCCAGAAAGATCCTCAACAAAATCTCCGACTCCAAACAAGAGGCGCACCAAAGACTCGCAGACATCAAAGACACAGCAGGAATACCCCAGGAGTGCAACGACGACGTCGTTCCCATCACAAAGAAGAAGCAAGGCAAGGGTGTATGGAAGGAGCTTCTCCTTTATCCTACACCCGCGGTGCGCCACATCTTCATCGCTTCCTTAGGGATTCACTTCTTTGCGCAAGCTACCGGCATAGACGCCGTCGTTTTGTACAGTCCTAGAATCTTCGAGAAGGCTGGGATCAAATCTGATAATAAAAAGCTTCTCGCAACGGTAGCCGTTGGATTCGTCAAAACGGTTTTCATCTTAGTGGCCACTTTTTTCCTGGATCGTGTTGGAAGACGCAAGTTGCTGTTAAGCAGCGTTAGCGGTTTGATAATCTCGCTTCTAACCCTTGCGGTGAGTCTCACCGTAGTGAATCGTTCGAAGACGACGTTGAACTGGGCCATTGGGCTTAGCATAGCCTCGGTTTTGTCCTATGTGGGCTCGTTCTCGATTGGGTCTGGGCCCATTACGTGGGTTTATAGTTCGGAGATATTTCCGTTGAGGCTGCGCGCTCAGGGTGTGGCTATTGGAGCTGTGGTGAATAGGGTCACCAGTGGAGTGATCTCAATGACCTTTTTGTCCCTCACGAAGGCAATTACCACTGGTGGGGCATTCTTTCTCTTTGCTGGAATTGCAGCTGCTGCGTGGGTATTTCACTATACTCTGCTCCCTGAAACGCGCGGCAAAACTCTTGAAGAAATTGAAGGATCTTTCGGTAATTTCTGCAGAAAATCTAAGAATAGTGCTAACGGGGAGGGACTTAACCGTAATAGCACTGGTAATGGCCAGATCCAATTGGGGACCAACGGCCAGAACCAGCCTTTGGCAAGTGTGGATTAATTTACTTAGGAGTAACATATCcgaataatgaaaattaaaatcacaAGATGAAGAAATTAGAATCATTTTAGGCTTTGTTTATAAAGGTGCAAGTGTGTAACTGAGCTGTAACAGTTGTTTATAAAGGTGTAAGTGTAATTGAGCTGCAACACTTTCTGATATATGATTTGCCAAATGTTGAAATAGTCAATTGGGATTTAAGTTTACAACAGAATGAACAGATCTATATAGTATATAGATAGATAAATATACAAACTTCTTTGTTCTAAATTGTATCATAATGAAGTGGGATTGGAGATACAATTAGGAAGGAATATATATCTAtattatctaataataataatattatgataTTGTAATGCCATGAAGCATCCATTGATCTCAGAAATCTCAGTCAACGGTGAATGCCGCTAAAAAGTTGTGGAGCATGAGCCCAAAGAATAAAGAATATGGCAGATGACATGGTAATATTGCTTCATGAAAGAATTGATTTAAGGGCATCTTTCACGTAAGAATATTTGAATGGGAAACCCAATTTCTTAGCCTGATTCGGAAGCACTCTCTGCCCTTCTAATACCTGCAAAGAGAGATTCAAAGATGCATTTCAGTGAATTTCACACTAAACAAATAGCATAGAGTGGGCGAAATTAACCAACTACTCACCACAGAAGCTCCTTCTCCAAGGACAGCCTTGAGGGCAAAGTCTGGTACCGGCAGCCACGACGGGCGACCCAAGGCATATCCTAGTTGGTCACACAATTCCGCGAATCGGACAGGATTTGGTGCAGTTCCATTGATTACTCCTAAATGATATGAAGTATTCATAAACTATATTACTAAACGGAAAACATAACTGTTGATTTGATAGTACACCAAAAACCAAAAGATATATATGAACATGGAATCAAATCACACAAGTCAGAATCGAGAATTGCACCATCCAAACTATCTATGCTAGCCAATGTTCTATATCCACTAATTTTTGGTTGTTCAGAATTTCAATAAATTTCACTTTGGAGATATGAGAGTTAAGAGTTCACCTTCATAGGAGGGATTTATCAGTGCTTCATATATTAAATTAACAATGTCATCCAAATGAATCCAGGAAAACCtgtacaaaaagaaagaaaaataacttaattatggCGCCTTTCTAAAATTAAGACGCAGCTGGGAACCAATCAATAATAGCTAGAAGACGAGGGACATACCATTGTTTTCCAGAGCCTATAGGTCCACCAGCAAACATCTTGAAGAGAGGTATCATTTTAGCTGTAGAAGATTAAACACACAAAAATATAATGAATTTTAGGAACTTCAGATAATATTTGATGTTGAATCATAAATTCAAGCAGTTACAGACTAATACCTAGTGCTCCACCATCTTTACCAAGAACAACACCAATGCGAATTAGAGCTACTCTAACATCCCCGTTTACTTTTAAGGCTGTTGATTCCCATTCTCGACATACCTGAAAAGATAAGACAGCATCCGTCAATGTGACCTATAACACAAGAGATGGTATATATTGCGAAACGCTCCATTTATTTGAATAACAACTGATGTGCTAATCAGTTAGTATTCAAGTTTAATAGTATTTCAGGTGCAAATGTAAATGACTGTATATCTTCATAAAACCTGCTGAGTAATACTCAGAATATTCTTACGAGGTTCTATAATTTTAATATCTTGTATTCTCTGCAATAGTATCAACAAACATCTGTTCTTACCTCGGCCAAGTAATCATTTCCTGATGGACTTTGTTCATCAAACACTTGTGTCTCACTAGTGCCTGAACAGTGAAAAGA
This genomic window contains:
- the LOC112789137 gene encoding epimerase family protein SDR39U1 homolog, chloroplastic, whose product is METLSWSHNVSSSLHLPLPHSVSNSPPFQSSPLFYQTCQVRRFRICCTSHQTSKGNQMIISVTGATGFIGRRLVQRLHADKHSVHVLTRSRSKAEAIFPVKDFPGIKIAEESEWKNSIQGSTGVVNLAGMPISTRWSSEIKTEIKQSRIRVTSKVVELINSAPEDIRPKVFVSATAVGYYGTSETQVFDEQSPSGNDYLAEVCREWESTALKVNGDVRVALIRIGVVLGKDGGALAKMIPLFKMFAGGPIGSGKQWFSWIHLDDIVNLIYEALINPSYEGVINGTAPNPVRFAELCDQLGYALGRPSWLPVPDFALKAVLGEGASVVLEGQRVLPNQAKKLGFPFKYSYVKDALKSILS
- the LOC112789136 gene encoding polyol transporter 5, with product MAEAEVAAALTNNEFEPHQKKPSRNKYALACAMLASMTSILLGYDIGVMSGAAMYIKRDLRISDVKIEILAGIINLYSPIGSYIAGRTSDWIGRRYTIILAAVIFFVGAILMGFSPNYAFLMFGRFVAGIGIGFAFLIAPVYTSEISPTSSRGFLSSLPEVFLNGGILLGYISNYAFSKLSLRMGWRLMLGVGAIPSMFLAVAVLAMPESPRWLVSQGRIGEARKILNKISDSKQEAHQRLADIKDTAGIPQECNDDVVPITKKKQGKGVWKELLLYPTPAVRHIFIASLGIHFFAQATGIDAVVLYSPRIFEKAGIKSDNKKLLATVAVGFVKTVFILVATFFLDRVGRRKLLLSSVSGLIISLLTLAVSLTVVNRSKTTLNWAIGLSIASVLSYVGSFSIGSGPITWVYSSEIFPLRLRAQGVAIGAVVNRVTSGVISMTFLSLTKAITTGGAFFLFAGIAAAAWVFHYTLLPETRGKTLEEIEGSFGNFCRKSKNSANGEGLNRNSTGNGQIQLGTNGQNQPLASVD